A stretch of Mycobacterium sp. ITM-2016-00316 DNA encodes these proteins:
- a CDS encoding oxygenase MpaB family protein: MTGTAIETSTAAPKPWDPGQPHHELAADVRWWMGMPLAFGLFGRLALDQVAYRKVAAAVDASGRFASNFTDRGLNSYLWNGPLTFGDDADRRAAQDRLKSKHGAVRGVGTGDFEGERFSALDPALWKWVGTTSLNIFYAGYVAVYGKDLTAEQCEVVYRTVCAMADFGLPSAVSEVPPTVAEMQAYYDEIAATELAVNPFLLWAADQFGAPPVPTLFGPRWLHRAIAPAWRLAAPVLARPARICAESTTHPKMMELLGSSWNSRKQLEFACYRAGIRAARRWLPKWALLEPMAYNRYRYEQLRAFHHKYELESFAPAAS, encoded by the coding sequence ATGACCGGCACCGCAATCGAAACGAGCACGGCAGCTCCGAAGCCCTGGGACCCCGGGCAGCCGCATCACGAGCTGGCCGCCGATGTCCGCTGGTGGATGGGGATGCCGTTGGCGTTCGGTCTGTTCGGACGGCTGGCGCTCGACCAGGTGGCCTACCGCAAGGTCGCCGCCGCCGTCGATGCCAGTGGGCGCTTCGCCTCGAACTTCACCGACCGTGGGCTGAACAGCTATCTGTGGAACGGCCCGCTGACCTTCGGCGATGACGCCGACCGCCGCGCCGCCCAGGACCGGCTGAAGTCCAAACACGGGGCGGTTCGCGGTGTCGGCACAGGCGATTTCGAGGGCGAACGTTTCAGCGCGCTGGATCCCGCACTGTGGAAATGGGTCGGCACCACATCGCTGAACATCTTCTACGCCGGCTACGTCGCGGTCTACGGTAAGGATCTGACCGCCGAGCAGTGCGAGGTCGTGTATCGAACGGTATGCGCCATGGCCGATTTCGGGTTGCCCAGCGCCGTATCCGAAGTCCCGCCGACGGTGGCCGAGATGCAGGCCTACTACGACGAGATTGCGGCCACCGAACTGGCGGTCAATCCGTTCCTGCTCTGGGCCGCCGACCAGTTCGGCGCGCCACCGGTGCCGACGTTGTTCGGCCCGCGCTGGCTGCACCGGGCCATCGCGCCGGCCTGGCGGTTGGCGGCCCCGGTGCTGGCCCGGCCGGCCCGTATCTGCGCGGAGTCGACCACTCATCCGAAGATGATGGAATTGCTGGGCAGCAGCTGGAACTCGCGAAAGCAGCTCGAATTCGCCTGCTACCGGGCCGGCATCCGGGCCGCGCGGCGGTGGTTGCCGAAGTGGGCACTGCTGGAACCGATGGCCTATAACCGGTACCGCTATGAACA